A DNA window from Pseudomonadota bacterium contains the following coding sequences:
- a CDS encoding cobalamin-binding protein, with protein MTVIIMFSILALCPLTLAATVIDQAGNHIEVPRDPQRIVSLAPSITEMIFALGQEDKLKGVTRFSDYPAAAKDLPRVGSYIRLDIERILA; from the coding sequence TTGACAGTAATTATTATGTTTTCCATCCTTGCCTTATGCCCTCTGACTTTGGCTGCCACAGTTATAGACCAGGCAGGCAATCACATTGAGGTGCCCAGGGACCCTCAGCGGATTGTATCGCTTGCGCCCAGCATCACCGAGATGATTTTTGCTTTGGGCCAGGAAGACAAACTCAAAGGGGTTACCCGGTTCAGCGATTATCCGGCCGCAGCGAAAGATCTGCCCCGGGTCGGATCCTATATCCGTCTTGATATTGAACGCATCCTGGC